The nucleotide sequence GACCGCTCCTCGCCAGCTGGCGGGCCGCCTGCTCGTCGACCGGCGCCGCGCGCGGGCGCACCAGCTCGCGACCGTTGGCGAAGATCCACCCCGGTTGACCGACACCGGCGCGCGTCTCCGGCCGCAAGCGCTCGCCCGAAGCGAGCTCGGAGGCGGCAAGGTCGGCCAGGGAACTCGCGCGCTCACGGGCGAGCGCCGTGGCGTCGCGGTTGAGCGTGACGCTGAACACCAGGTTGAAGGCGGCGGTCAACACGGTGAGCCCGACGATCGCGCCCGTCAGCAGCGCGAGAGTGAGGCGCGTACGCAGCGTCAAGGGGCGCATCAGGCGTCGGAAGTTTCGACTCCCTGAGCCTCCTCGTCGCTCTCTAGTCGATAGCCGATCCCCCGCACGGTGTCGATCCTCGCACGGCTGCCGAGCCGCTGGAGCTTGCGCCGCAGCCGAGCAACGTAGACCTCGAGGGTGTTGTCGCGGACGATCGCGCCCGCCGGCCACGCCGCTCGGACGAGCTCCTCGCGGGTCGTCGTACGGCCGGCACGCGTGAACAGCACGCCAGCCAAGCGGAACTCGGTGGGCGTGAGCCGCTCGCAGACCGAGCCGCGGCTGATCGTGAACTCCGTGGGATCAAGCTCGAGGTCGGCGGTAACCAATCGCTGCGGCGTCGAAGCCCGGCGCAACAAGGCGCGGATCCGCGCGACCAGCTCCTCGAGATCGAAGGGCTTCGTGACGTAGTCGTCGCCACCGGCGGCAAAGCCGCCGAGCCGATCAGGCAAGGCATCGCGGGCCGTGAGAAACAGCACGGGCGCTGCGATGCCGCGCGCGCGCAGCGCCTGACAGACGTCGCGGCCGTCGGAGTCGGGCAGGCCGATGTCGATCACGAAGAGGTCCGGCCCGACCGCCTCCGCGAACTCCAGCGCTCCTTGGCCGGTAGCGGTCGCCAGCACGCGCATCCCCTCCTCCTTGAGGGTGCGCACGAGCACTTCGCGCAGCACGCGGTCGTCCTCGGCGACCACCAACAGCGGTGCTGCGACCTCGCTCGTACCGACGTTCCCAACCGACATCGCGCTTCAACGTAGTGAGAGCGCGTCGGGGCCGGCCCGCGGGCCGGCCCCGACTGGACGCAGGAGGACTCCTTACCGCCTGCGCAAGCTGCGCTCGGCGCTGCTCTCAGACGCCCCGGCGGGTCTTGCCGACCGCGCGGCGGTAGTAGCGACGCACCCGCCGGCGGTGGTGACGACGCACCCGACGGCCGTTGTTGTGCTTGACGGTCGACCGCGGCGAGGCGTTCTTGCTGGGCGCAGTTGCGGCGACCGCGCCACCGGGCGCTACTCCGCCAGCCAGCAGAGCGAGCGCCACCGTTCCGATCGTGAGCTTGCGCAGCCGTTGCTTGGCGTGCTTCATGAACCTGCTCCTTTCACTTGCCGATGTTCCGTCGACTGCGACCTGAGAGCCGCCTGTCGCGGCCCGACATCGACGGTGACGGCTGAGGCTGATTCCGACCTGAGCACTGACCGCCGGCGCGATTCAGGTTTTGTTCAGCTCGCGTCCGTAGCTTGCGGGCAGGCCGTGCGGCGCACACAAGCCCAGCCGCAGCCCGTGCGGAACCACCTCGCCGCCGGTGGCTGCCGCCCAGCAAAGTGAGCGATCGACGCCGACAATCACCCGCCGCGCCCCAGCGCCGTACGGCGCTGGTGCTGTCTGCGGATGTCGGCGAGGGTCACCTCGCGAGCGCACGTGCCCTGGTCGCCCAAGCGCAGGCGTGGGGCGGGCCGGACCTCGTACACCGCGACGGTTTGCGCTGCTTCGGGCGGATCGCAGCGTTCGTCATCCGCGAGGGCTACCGCGTGCAGCTGCGGTACGCACCGTGGACGTTCCCGATCCTCTACGCGCTGTTCATGCACGTGCCGGGGGCCCGTGCGCTCGGCGCGCGGCTGCTCTACTTGCTCGGTCGCCGACGCCTTGCGGCGCTCATTGCCCAGGAGCGCGCGGAGGTCGTGGTTTCGACCCATCCCGCGTTGACCGCCGCGCTCGGCGAGATGCGGCGCCGGCGACGTCTCGAGGTGCCGGTTTGCGCGGCGATCACCGACTTCGCCGACTGGGAGATCTGGGCGCACCGCGGCGTCGACCTGCACCTCGTTTGTCACGAGGTGGGCCTGCGCGCGGTCGAGCGGATCACCGGTCCGGGTGGCGCTCGCGTCGTCCGACCACTGGTCGCTCCGGAGCTTTTCGAGCGCGTCGATCGCTCGCGTCTGCGTGCCGAACTCGAGCTGCCCCAGGAGCGACCGCTGGTCGTCGTCTCCGGCGGCGGATGGGGCGTCGGCGACCTCGAGGGGGCTGTCTGCGCCGCTCTCTCGCTCGATCGCGCGTACGTGGTGTGCGTCTGCGGACGCAACGAGCAACTGCGTGCGCGCCTCGCGGCTCGCTTCGCGCGGGAGGAGCGCCTCCGCGTGCTCGGCTACACCCGCCGCATGCGCGACCTGCTGCGCGCGGCCGATGTCGTGGTGCACTCCACCGGCGGCGTGACTTCGCTCGAGGCGATTGCCTGCGGCACCCCCCTCGTCACCTTCGGCGCGGACTTCGCGCACATCCGTATCCACAACCGGACGCTCTCCGCGCTGGGCCTCGCGACGGTGTGTTCGACGCGAGCCGAGCTCGCCGACACGCTCGCACGGATGCTGACGACCGACGCCCGCCCAGCGGCTCCCCCGCTAGCCGCCGCCGACGAAGCGCCCGCGCTGCTCGCACAACTGACACCGCGCGTGCGGCCGTTGCCACTCTGGCGGCTCGCGGCCGCGCGGGCGGCCACCTCCGTGGCGATCTCCGCGGCGCTCGCCGCCTGGCTTTTGACGACCGATGACGCGCGCTGGGCGACCGATCGCGTGCCGGCGCTGCGGCCCACGGTGGCCGTCGCCGCGCGCAGTCCGATTACACCCACGGTGGTCGAGGCGCCACGCACCGCGCTCGCTCCGCTCGGCCGCTTGCTGAGCGCGCACTGCGGAGCACTGTCGGTCGCGGTCGACGGGGTGCCGAACACGGCCGACGTCGCACGCCTGCACAGCGAGCACATCAGCCTGGTCCCAACCCTCCACGCGCGCTCCTCCCTAAGCCTGCTCCACGAGCGGCGAGCGCTCGCCCGGGCTGCCCGCCGGCTGGGACTGCGACGCGGCTTCGGAGTGCTGGTGACTGGTCACAGCGTCGCGCCCGTGCACTACCTGCTGGCGCGCTCGGTCGGCGGGAAGCCGTTCGCCGGTGCCGTCGAGATCGATCTAACCGGACTACGTAGCCCGCGGGCGCTCGCGCACCTGCTCAACCGGCGTACGCGCGCCGCGCGCCGCTCCCACCGGATCGTCGTCTTGAAGCTTCACGACGGCTCGCCGGCGACGCTCGCGGAGCTCGCAACGGCGCTTTCGCGGCTCGGGGTCGAGGGCTCCTTGCACGCGCCGCTCGTCGCATCCACCACCGCCGCCAGGGTGGGTAGCCGCGCGAGCGTCACGACCGCACACACGAGGATCGCGAGCCCCGCGACCAGGACAGCCACGCCGGGTCCCTGCGCGGCCGAACGCTCGTGAAGCACCGTTACCCCGAAGACAACAGGGACAGCCGCCTGCGTCGCGAACACCGTGGGGCAAACGCGCGACGCCGGGCGCTCCTGGAAAGCGCTCATCTCGGCCAACGTCGCGAGCAGCGAGGCGACGCCGGTCGCGAGCGCGTAGACGCCACCGGCAAGCAAGGCGCCGGCGGCCAGACGGTCGCTCATCAACTTCGTGGTGATCGCCGAAAGCGCGAAACCGGCGCCCGCGGCGAAGGGAGCGAGCGCCGTAGCGGGTCGACGCACGAGCAGCGGCAGCACGGTCAACAGCGCGAGCGTCCCGATACCGACCGACAGCTCGAACGGAGCGTAGTGCACGAAGCGCGGTTCCTCCCCCGGAGAACTGGCGGCCAGCAGGGCAACGCCGACGACCAAGCCGAGAACCGCCAGGACCTCGCTCACGCCGACCGCCTCGCCGAGGCGCCGGTGGCCGGCCCACAGCAGCACCAAAAGCCCGAGCGCGAGCACTGGCTGCACCACCGACAGCGGCGCCAGCGCCAGGGCGAGTGCGTTGAGCGGCCACCCCGCCGTCACCAACGCCGTCGCCAGAAGCCAACCGGGGCGTTTGGCAAGGCGCACCAAAAGCGATGGCCGCAGCGAAAGTTCGACCGGTTCTTTGCGAACCTCCGCGGCTTGCGGAACAGCGCCGGCGTTGTAGAAGACGGCGGCGAGCGCCGCCAGCAGCACACCCTCGAGCTGATGCATCACTGCGATGGAGCGTAGAGCGCACCGATCCCACGGCATCGCGCTGGCCTTGAGCGTCGCCGGGGCGACCGCCTGGCTTTACCACGCCGCTCCAGCGCTGGCCGCCCCCTTGGCCGCGCTGCGACACCAACTGGGTGTGGTCGACACGGTGCCGGGCGGCCGCGTAGCGCTCACCTTCGACGACGGTCCACACCCGCTGGCGACGCCTGCGGTTCTCGCCACGCTCGCCGAGCGGTCGGCGCCTGCGACCTTCTTTCTGGTCGCCGAGCAGGCGCAGCGCTACCCCCACCTCGTGCGCGAGATCGTCGAAGCCGGCCACCGCGTGGCCCTGCACGGCTTGCGCCATCGCAACCTGCTGCGGCTGGGACGCCGCGCGACCCGCAACGACCTGCTGCGGGGCGCGGCGGTGCTCGAGGACCTCATCGCCACGCGCCTGCGGCACTACCGGCCGCCGTACGGCGTCCTCAACCGTACGGCCCTTGAAACGGCCGCCGAACAGGGCTGGACGGTCTGGCTTTGGCGGCGCTGGGGTCGGGATTGGGAGGCTCAGGCCACGGCGGCGACCGTCGCGCAGCGACTAACCGCGGGGTTACGAGCTGGCGACGTGCTTCTGCTGCACGACTCCGACGCCTACGCGGCGCCCGGGTCGTGGCGGGCGACCGTCGGGGCACTGCCGTCAGTCCTCGACATGCTCGAGGCCCGCGGCCTCGAGCCGATCGCGCTACCCGACTGAGATATGGCCGCACAAGGGGTAGGGGCAAGCACCTGGGGAAGCCACCTGCGGGCAGCCGTGAGCGCCGCCGCTGTTCGCCGCCCACGCGCTGCGAGCGACCCGCGCGTGGTCCTTCTCGCCCTCCTTGCGTTTGCTCTGCTGCTGCGTCTAGGGGCGCTGGGCGAGAGCTTCTGGTACGACGAGTCGTACACCGCCTACATCGTGGCGCAGCGTCCCCTGCACGCGCTCGAGCTGATCCCCGCGACGGAGTCGACGCCGCCCCTCTACTACGCGATCGCGTGGCTTTGGGTTCAGCTCTTCGGGGGCGGAGAGGTTGCTCTGCGGTCGCTCTCCCTCGTGGCCGGCCTCGGCACCGTCTACGTGCTCTACCTGCTCGGCCGGGAGCTCGCTCCGGCGGGCCGCGAGCGCGCCGCGGCGGCGACCTGCGCCTTGGTCGGCGCGAGCTCCCCCTTGCTGGCGTGGTACGCAAGCGAGGCCCGCGCCTACGCGCTGTTCGCTCTCTGGTGCGCTCTCGCCACGCTGCTTTTCGCCCGCGCGCTGCGCGAACCGAGCAGTCGAGGCCTTTGGTGGTACGGGGCGACGGCTGCGGCCGCTCTTGCCACGCACTACTTCGCGGTCTTCGTGATCGGCCCCCAGCTCGTCCTGCTGCTCGCTCGGCTGCGCTGGCGCGGCGCCTGGCGAGCGCTCGCGCTGCCGGCGGCGAGCGGTCTGGCGCTCGCCCCGTTGGCGCTCGCCCAGCTCGGCTCGCGACGCACCGACTGGATAACCGAGTCGCCGCTAACGGAACGTGCCTGGCACGCCTTGGTCCACTTCGCGGCGGGCTTCAAGCCACCGCTGGTGCCGGCACTGCTAGCGCTGCTGCTTTTTTGGGGCGGCGTCGGCGCCGTCGCGCTGCGTCCGCCGCGCGACCTCGACCCCCGCGCGCGCACCGTCGCTTTGCTCGCGTTGGCGGGCATCGCGAGCTCGCTGGTGCTCGCGCCGCTCGGGCTTGACCGTGTGCTGACCCGCAACCTCCTCGGCAGCTGGCCACTACTGGCGGTCCCCGCTGCTCTGGCGGCGCTCAGCGCGACGGGCCGCGCGCGGCGCGCGGCGGTCGCGGCACTGGCCGTCTGGTGTGCGCTGAGCGGGCTGCTCACCGCGCGGATCGGCAGCCACCCGTGGTTGCGCCGCCCCGACTGGCGCGAGGCGGCCCACTTCGTTGCTTCCGGAGACCGTCCCCAGCTGGTGGTGGTACCCGCTTACCCGCACCTACTGCCGCTGCGCATCTACCTCCCCCAGCTGCGACGCGCCCCTGCCGGGCGCGTCGCCTACCGCGAAATCGATCTGATCGTGCCGCGCGGAAGCGGCGGTGACGGCTGCTGGTGGGGAGCGCTCTGCAACCTCCCCCGCGCACCGCTACCGCGGCGCCAGCCGGCGGGCTTCCGGCCGGCGCTCGTGCGCAGCGCGCACGGGCTCGTCTACGAGCGCCTGCTTCCGACCCGACGCGGCGTCGAGGTTTCGGCGCAGGAGGCGCTGCGGGTCCTCGCCCCGCCCGGTCCGAACGGTGCCTTCTGGCAACGCGGCGCCGTCAACGGGCGAAAATCACACCCGGGTTCAAAAGACCGCGCGGATCGAAGGCGCGCTTGACCGCTCGCATCAACGCGATCTCGCGCTCGCTGCGCACCAGACTCAGGTAACGCGCCTTGGCGGTGCCGATGCCGTGCTCGCCGCTGATCGTGCCCCCACACGCGGCCGCCAGGGCGAGCACCGCTGCGTCCACCTCCTCTGCCTCCGGCGGCGGCCCGAGCACGTTCACATGGACGTTGCCGTCAGCGAGATGACCGAAACAGAAAACGCGCGTGCCCGCGCCGAAGCGCTCGCCGACGAGCGCGCGCAAGCGCTGGTCGAACTCGGCCAGTCGCGACGGCGGCACGGCGACGTCCAGTTTGTGTGGCACGCCGGTGCGTGCCAGCGCCTCCGGCACCGCCTCGCGGAACCGCCAGAGGCGCCTGCGCTGCCTCTCGTCGGTGGCGAGCACGGTGTGCTCAGGCGCCCCGCCGGCGCGCAGGAACGCCGCCAACTGGTCGACCTCGGCGGCGTCCCCACCCGCCTCGCATAGCAGCACCACACCGCCGTCGCGGAGCGCTGATCGCAGAGGCTCGGGCGGCGCCAGCGCCAGGCGCTCGGCAACCAGTGCCAGCGACGACGAGCACATGAACTCGAGCGCCTCGAGCGCGGGGACCCGCTCTTTGAGCGCGAGCGCTAGCTCGACCGCTCGCGCCAGACCGTCGAGCGCGAGCAGGGCGGTGGCGCGACGGCGTGGACGGCGCACCAACTCCCAGGTGACGGCGGTGATGATCGCCAGCGTTCCCTCGCTTCCCACCACCAAAGGCGCCAAGCGGTAACCGGCGTTGTCCTTCGGAGCTCGCGGCGCGAGCTCGACCAGCGAACCGTCGGCGAGCACTACCTCGAGGCCCCGCACACGGGCCCGCGCGGTGCCGTAACGGAGAGCACTGTGGCCGCCCGCGTCGCAAGCGACGAGGCCGCCCACTGTCGCCGAGTCGCGGGCAGCCAGGTCGAGACCGGCGGCGAGCCGGTGCGGGCGGGCCAGCGCGTCGAGCTCGGCCAGCGTCAGGCCCGCGCCGACCCGGACGCTGCCGCTCGCCCGATCGACCTCGCCGCGTCCACGAAGCCGCTTCAGCGACACCACCACCTCGCCGTGGCGGGCGATCGACCCGCCGACGAGACCGGTGTTGCCGCCTTGCGGCACGACGCCGACCCCATGCTCTGCGGCGACGCGCACCACCGCTGCTACTTGCTCGGCGTCGGCGGGCACCACCGCCGCTGCCGCCCGCCCCCGGAAGCGGCCGGTCCAATCGCACTCGAACGACGCGAGGCGGGCGGGGTCGCTGATCACGTGTGACGAGCCGACCGCCGCCGCCAAAGCGGCCACGAGCGGACCGCCCGCCCGCCCCCGCGCGCTCGCCGTCGGCGACCTACGCATGCGCGCCGCCGGTCGCGTATCTTGGTTTTCGGGGTACGAGCGACCGGGCCGGCGCGGCTCGGCGCGACGAGGGCAGGGGTATGAACCGACCGACAGTGAGCGGCGCGCGGATGCGCGTCATCCGGTTTTTCCTCTTCTGTGCCGTGCTCGCCGCATGGGCTCTGACCGCTGGGTCAGCGTACGCACGGGTCGACTCCGTCTTCGGAGGTCGCGTCGCGTGCACCGCGAGCGGAACGATCCGCGTCTGCAACGGCAGCTCCTCGAATCTGGTTCCCACCTTCGACGGCGTGCCCTTGGACGTGACGGTCGCCCTACCGGCTGAGCCGACGGGCGGCACCGACGGCAACTACCCGCTGCTGATCATGATGCACGGCTGGGGCGGGCAGAAGCTGTCGGTCGACGCGCTGCGTCCCTGGGCGGAGCGCGGCTACACGGTGCTGACCTTCACCTTCCGCGGCTTCGGCGAGTCGTGCGGCGCGCGCGCGCCCAGGCGCGCCTGACGCAAGCCGCCGCCTGCGCCCAGGGCTACATCCGGCTGATGGACACCCGCTACGAGGTTCGCGACGCGCAGTACCTGGCGGGGCTGCTCGCCGACCAGGAAACGGCGCCCGGCGTCGGTCTCATCGATCCCCAGCGGATCGGTGTAACCGGCGTCTCTTACGGCGGCGGCGCGTCGATGGCGTTGGCGGCCCTGCGCGACCGCGTCATGCGCCTCGACGGGTCGTACATGCCCTGGCGCAGCCCGCAGGGAAAGCCGCTGCGAATCGCCGCCGCCGCGCCCGAGATCCCGTGGAGCGACCTCGCCTATTCGCTGGTGCCGAACGGTCGCACCCTCGACTACGTCACCGACGCTCAGTACGGCCAACCGGTCGGCGTGATGAAGCAGTCGTACGTCAGTGGCCTGTTCGCGCTCGGCCTGGCGAACGGTCAGTACGCACCGCCGGGCAGCAACCCCGAGGCCGACATCGTCACGTGGTTCGCCCTCCTCAACCTCGGCGACCCGTACGACGCGAACCCGCGCGTGCCGGAGATTCTCGAGGAGGTTCGCAAGCACCACTCCTCCTACACGATCGATGACTCCGAGCCGCCGGCGCCGCTGCTGATTTCGAACGGCTTCACCGACGATCTCTTCCCGATCGACGAAGCGCTGCGCTTCTACAACCGCGCGCGAACACGCCACCCCGACGCCTGGATCTCCCTCTTCTTCCTCGACTACGGGCACGCGCGGGGCCAGAACAAGCCCGCCGAGGTCGCCCTGCTGCGCGCCCGGCAGCGCGAGTTCTTCGATTACTTCCTGAAGGGGGAGGGCTCGGAGCCGCGCGCCGGCGTTGACGTGGTGCCACAGACCTGCGGCGCGAGTTCCGCCGCGCCGGTCGCGATCCACGCCGACAGTTGGGCGCAGCTAGCGCGCGGCGAGGTGCGGTTCCACGACGAGGCGGCGCGAACGTTGGCGTCGGTCGGCGGCGACCCGACGCGCGCAGCAACCTTCGACCCGATCGCCGGGAAGGGCGCCTGCGCGACGGTGCCAGCCGACGATGACCCGACGACTGTTAACTACCGCCTCCCGACGGTCGCGGGCGACGGTTACACGCTCGCCGGATCGCCGACCGTGATCGCCGATATCGAATCGCCGGTGCCGGGGGCGCAGCTCGCCGCGCGGTTGCTCGACGTCGCCCCCAACGGCAGTTCGACGCTGGTCGCCCGCGCGCTGTACCGCCCGGATCCCTCGGGACGCCAGGTGTTCCAGCTGCACGGCAACGTCTGGCGCTTCGCTCCCGGGCACGTACCGAAGCTCGAGCTGCTGCCTCGCGACGCTCCTTACGGTCGGCCCTCGAACGCGCCGTTCACGATCACGATCTCGAAGCTCGAGCTGCGCCTGCCGGTGCTCGAGCGTCCCGACTGCCGAGTGATCCTGGCGCCTGCGGCGAAGCTCCTACCGCCCGGACAAACGCTGGCCCGCGACTTCGCGGCGCTCGCCGCTTCCCCGGATCCCTGCACCCCGCCGGCGTCTGGCGGTCCGGCTGGCGGCGCGGGCAGCCCGCCGAGCGGCGGTGGTGGCGGACCTGTGGGCGAGCAGCCGGGCGGTCCGCCCGGGGGGCAGCCCCCGGGCCAGACCGCGGACAACCCGAACCCCGGTGAAAACAAGCGCCCACCGAACCCCGCACCGGGCGGTCGGCCGCGCGCCGAGCGCACCGCTCGCGCACAGGCCCCGGCATGCGTGGCGCCGCGCGCTCGCGTCAACGGGCGCAGCGTCGGCCGCTTCCGGCTCGGCGCCACGCTCGGCGAGCTGGTGCGGGCGATCGGTCAGCCGGCGGACCAGCGTGGGCGTCTGGCGCGCTGGTGCGTGCGCGGCACACGGTCGCTCGTGACCGTCGCTTTCGATCGTCGCGACCGCGTGCGAGCGGTGGTGACGAGCGCTCCCGGTCACCGTTACGGCGCGCTCGCGCCGGGCGCAAAAGCACCGCCCGTGCTTCTCAAGCGGGCCCGCTCGGGACCCTTCGGGACGCGCCTTGCGCGACTCTCCACACGCGCTTCGATCTACGCCGTATTGCGACGGGGTCGGGTAGTGGCAATCGTCGTTGGCGACCGCGGCGCGATCGCCCCCGCGCTCAGCAGCCGCCGGTAAGCGCCGTGCTGGCAAACCCGCGGGCAACCGACAGCCGGGCGGCGAGCTGGCGGCTGGCGGTCGCGGCCGCAGCCGCGGTCGCGGCTTTCGCCTGCACGCTTGCAGCCCCGCCAGCGGCAAGCGCGGCGCGTCCGGCGAGTGCGGCCCGCTCGCCGCTCGGTGGACTCGCGCCCGGCGTGCCAGCGGCCGCGTTGCGCCCCGAACCAACGCTTGCGAGCCCGCGCGGCTGGCCGTTCCCTGGGCGCTTCCCGCGGACCTCCGGCAGCGGCCGGCTGAGTGGCGGCGCGCTGCTGTGGAGCGACTTCATCTACGACGACCATGGAGCCGCCGGAGCCGGCCCCAATCCGACGCCAACGAACCTCGCTGCGAGCAACGGCAGCTACCGCTACCCGAGCGGTCCGGCGCACAACAACGGCGCCGACGTTTTCCGCGTGGCGATCGGCTTGACGCGGGAAGCGACTTGGTGGCGAGTCGATTGGAACACGCTCGCCGACACGAGCGTGCCGATCGCCTCGTTCGCGCTCGATACCGATGGCGACCCAAGCACCGGTGCGGCGAGCTGGCCTGGCATACCCGGTCTCGAGGCGCGCGGCAGCGAGCTCGCGCTGGCGATCTCCGCGCGCGGCGCCTGGCTGGTGCGACCGGACGGCACGAGCACGCCGGTGACGAGCCTCGGCGGGAGCCTTCACGTCGACCGCGCGGCCCGTTCGTTCTACGTGCGCCTGCCGCGCCGTCGCTTCCCCGTAGCGGGAACCTGGATCGTGCGTCTCGCCGCCGGCCTCGCCACCCCCGACGGCCGCTCGTTCGCGGCGGTCACTAACGATCGCGGCGCGCTACCGGGCCAGCCACCCGTCTACGACCTGGGCATCCAACCGGCGCGGCTCGAGCCGCTGCGCGGCAACTTCTGGATGGAGGACGCGCAAGCGGCGGCGCTCGCCGCCGGTGACGCCGGCCCCTTCGCGACGACCGTCCGCTGGCGCGACCTCGCACGCCGCATCACCACGAGCGCGGCGCCGCCATCCGGGTACTCCAATCGGTGGTACGTGTCGTCGATCGCCCCGGGCGAGGGCGTGGTCGCCGACTCCTCGCCGACGGGCGATCTGCGACCGAACTTCCTCGGTCGCGTACAACCGTTCGGCATCTGGGTGGCGCATGACCTCGACCGTCGGCGGCCAGCGCAACTGGTGTTTCTGCTGCACTCGCTGGGTGTCCAACACAACCAGTACTCGGCGCTGAATCCGCACTTCGTCGAACAAGTCTGCGACCGTCCCCAGACGATCTGCGCGAGCCCGCTCGGTCGTGGTCCCGACGGCTGGTGGCTGAACGAGGCGGAGCTCGACTTCTTCGAGGTCTGGCGCTCGCTGGCCCACGACTTCCGCCTCGACCCCGGCCGCACGATCGTCGCCGGCTACTCGATGGGCGGCTTCGGCGCCTACCGCTTCGCGCTCGGTTACCCGGATCTCTTCGCCAAGGCGGTGGCGCTCGCCGGGCCGCCGATCGTCGGTATACGCGTGGTCGAAGGTCTGGAAACACCGGCGAGCGCGGACGGCCCGCGCGTCGATACCGCACCGTTGGTGGAGAACGCCCGCTGGGTGCCGTTCTTCATCGGTCAGGGGGCGATCGACGAGCTCGTTCCGGTGACCGGTGTGCTCCAGCAAGTCGACCGCTTCGAGCGCCTCGGCTACCGCTATCGGTTCGAGCTCTACCCCGCCAAGGACCACCTCGCCTGGGCTGCCGAGGACGCGTTCGAGGGGGCGATTCGCTTCATCGACCGCAGCTCACGCAACCGCGCTCCGGGCAGCTTCGTCCTCGTCATCGACCCGAAGCTGGCGCGTCCCGACCTCGGCGTCGGCGCCCAAGGCGCGTGGTGGCTCGGTGACGTGCGCGCGCGCTCGCCCGAACTGGCGCGCATCGAGGCGCGCTCGGGCCTGTTCCGTGATCCGTCGGTCGAGTCGCAGCGCACGGTCGAACCGGTGTCGTATCCGGGTGGGTCGAACGAAGCCTACGGCAGCTTGGGGGCAGTGCTGGGACGCATCGGAGAGCAGTTGGGTGGGCTCGTGCCGGCGCCCGCCCTGGCCGCCGACCCGACGGCCGGTGTGCGCGTCGAGCGCCGGTGGCTGTTCGGTCCGCCGCAGCCGCTCCGCGCCAAAGTAGTCAGGGCTGTCGACGCAGCGGAGTCGACGACGAGCGCTACCGCGACGGCAGGTAGACGCTGCGCCCGACAGCGATCGCGACCACGCGACCCTTGCGCACCAGCACGTAGACGCGTCCACGCCGCGTGATCCGGAAGGCCCGCAGCCGCGTGCTCGCCGCGGACCGAGTGCCATAGCGCGCGCCTGGATGGAGCCGCCCGAAGCGGTGACCGCGAGCGCTAGTCACGATCGCCACCGCCCGGCCGCCGCGACCGGCGAACACCACGTCCACGCGACCGCCGCCACGCACACACCAGCTCGCTGCCCGCTTGCCGCTGGCCACCGGCGGACCGATCGTGCGCTGCAGCGAGGCCAGCGTGGCACCGAGCCGGAAGCGCCCAAGACCGAGTTTGGTGACCCTCGCTCTGGCGCCGACGCAGCGGCGCGCGGAGCGGCCGCGCCGGCGCGGCGCTGGCGCGGGCACCGCGCGACCGCGATTAGCCCCAGGTGCCCCTTGGCCGCCGCCGCCCGTGCCGCCACCCGCGCCGCCGTTGTTGCCGCTAGGGCCGGCGCCGTTGCCGCCCGTGCCGGGCGGCGGCGGCGAGACCTCGACACCGCGGCGGGTGTCGACGACGGCCGGCAAACCGACGTTGCCCTGGTCGTCGACCGCCCGCACCGCGAGGTACCGGAGGGGCTGCGTAGCCAAACGCAGAGCGACCCTTTGACCGGGAGCGCCAACCTGTCCCTCGAACTCCAGGCTGCGTGCCTCGGCGAACGACGCCGGTGTGATCGGCCGTGAGTCGGTG is from Thermoleophilum album and encodes:
- a CDS encoding response regulator transcription factor produces the protein MSVGNVGTSEVAAPLLVVAEDDRVLREVLVRTLKEEGMRVLATATGQGALEFAEAVGPDLFVIDIGLPDSDGRDVCQALRARGIAAPVLFLTARDALPDRLGGFAAGGDDYVTKPFDLEELVARIRALLRRASTPQRLVTADLELDPTEFTISRGSVCERLTPTEFRLAGVLFTRAGRTTTREELVRAAWPAGAIVRDNTLEVYVARLRRKLQRLGSRARIDTVRGIGYRLESDEEAQGVETSDA
- a CDS encoding MGDG synthase family glycosyltransferase codes for the protein MSDRRRQSPAAPQRRTALVLSADVGEGHLASARALVAQAQAWGGPDLVHRDGLRCFGRIAAFVIREGYRVQLRYAPWTFPILYALFMHVPGARALGARLLYLLGRRRLAALIAQERAEVVVSTHPALTAALGEMRRRRRLEVPVCAAITDFADWEIWAHRGVDLHLVCHEVGLRAVERITGPGGARVVRPLVAPELFERVDRSRLRAELELPQERPLVVVSGGGWGVGDLEGAVCAALSLDRAYVVCVCGRNEQLRARLAARFAREERLRVLGYTRRMRDLLRAADVVVHSTGGVTSLEAIACGTPLVTFGADFAHIRIHNRTLSALGLATVCSTRAELADTLARMLTTDARPAAPPLAAADEAPALLAQLTPRVRPLPLWRLAAARAATSVAISAALAAWLLTTDDARWATDRVPALRPTVAVAARSPITPTVVEAPRTALAPLGRLLSAHCGALSVAVDGVPNTADVARLHSEHISLVPTLHARSSLSLLHERRALARAARRLGLRRGFGVLVTGHSVAPVHYLLARSVGGKPFAGAVEIDLTGLRSPRALAHLLNRRTRAARRSHRIVVLKLHDGSPATLAELATALSRLGVEGSLHAPLVASTTAARVGSRASVTTAHTRIASPATRTATPGPCAAERS
- a CDS encoding polysaccharide deacetylase family protein, encoding MERRAHRSHGIALALSVAGATAWLYHAAPALAAPLAALRHQLGVVDTVPGGRVALTFDDGPHPLATPAVLATLAERSAPATFFLVAEQAQRYPHLVREIVEAGHRVALHGLRHRNLLRLGRRATRNDLLRGAAVLEDLIATRLRHYRPPYGVLNRTALETAAEQGWTVWLWRRWGRDWEAQATAATVAQRLTAGLRAGDVLLLHDSDAYAAPGSWRATVGALPSVLDMLEARGLEPIALPD
- a CDS encoding glycosyltransferase family 39 protein codes for the protein MSAAAVRRPRAASDPRVVLLALLAFALLLRLGALGESFWYDESYTAYIVAQRPLHALELIPATESTPPLYYAIAWLWVQLFGGGEVALRSLSLVAGLGTVYVLYLLGRELAPAGRERAAAATCALVGASSPLLAWYASEARAYALFALWCALATLLFARALREPSSRGLWWYGATAAAALATHYFAVFVIGPQLVLLLARLRWRGAWRALALPAASGLALAPLALAQLGSRRTDWITESPLTERAWHALVHFAAGFKPPLVPALLALLLFWGGVGAVALRPPRDLDPRARTVALLALAGIASSLVLAPLGLDRVLTRNLLGSWPLLAVPAALAALSATGRARRAAVAALAVWCALSGLLTARIGSHPWLRRPDWREAAHFVASGDRPQLVVVPAYPHLLPLRIYLPQLRRAPAGRVAYREIDLIVPRGSGGDGCWWGALCNLPRAPLPRRQPAGFRPALVRSAHGLVYERLLPTRRGVEVSAQEALRVLAPPGPNGAFWQRGAVNGRKSHPGSKDRADRRRA
- a CDS encoding FAD-binding oxidoreductase, whose translation is MAALAAAVGSSHVISDPARLASFECDWTGRFRGRAAAAVVPADAEQVAAVVRVAAEHGVGVVPQGGNTGLVGGSIARHGEVVVSLKRLRGRGEVDRASGSVRVGAGLTLAELDALARPHRLAAGLDLAARDSATVGGLVACDAGGHSALRYGTARARVRGLEVVLADGSLVELAPRAPKDNAGYRLAPLVVGSEGTLAIITAVTWELVRRPRRRATALLALDGLARAVELALALKERVPALEALEFMCSSSLALVAERLALAPPEPLRSALRDGGVVLLCEAGGDAAEVDQLAAFLRAGGAPEHTVLATDERQRRRLWRFREAVPEALARTGVPHKLDVAVPPSRLAEFDQRLRALVGERFGAGTRVFCFGHLADGNVHVNVLGPPPEAEEVDAAVLALAAACGGTISGEHGIGTAKARYLSLVRSEREIALMRAVKRAFDPRGLLNPGVIFAR
- a CDS encoding alpha/beta hydrolase family protein, which encodes MRVIRFFLFCAVLAAWALTAGSAYARVDSVFGGRVACTASGTIRVCNGSSSNLVPTFDGVPLDVTVALPAEPTGGTDGNYPLLIMMHGWGGQKLSVDALRPWAERGYTVLTFTFRGFGESCGARAPRRA